In a genomic window of Quercus lobata isolate SW786 chromosome 4, ValleyOak3.0 Primary Assembly, whole genome shotgun sequence:
- the LOC115986055 gene encoding proline-rich receptor-like protein kinase PERK2 codes for MAALFMLFTILDIRPPPEPPVPTLYPSPFPTLSPPLPPPPPPPTSTFSPLPPFPQLPPFTPSTTRSPPRPGQQELIKWLRFVAMYILAPTTIITTIALIAKYIRPQPPPVSVFDIPERVSFAINCTDESLPIEWCKLRQLMGLEECDAKAVVPRDCCN; via the coding sequence ATGGCTGCCCTGTTCATGTTGTTTACCATCCTTGACATCCGACCCCCACCAGAGCCACCTGTTCCAACCCTCTATCCATCACCATTTCCCACCCTTTCTCCACCACtgccaccgccaccaccaccgccaACGTCTACGTTTTCTCCACTCCCACCTTTTCCCCAGTTGCCCCCTTTCACTCCATCAACCACACGGTCACCACCAAGACCAGGTCAACAAGAACTCATCAAATGGTTGCGGTTCGTTGCTATGTATATCTTGGCTCCAACAACCATCATCACAACGATTGCTCTCATTGCTAAATACATCCGGCCTCAGCCGCCGCCAGTAAGCGTATTCGATATACCGGAGCGTGTGAGCTTTGCAATAAATTGCACTGATGAGAGTTTGCCTATAGAATGGTGTAAATTGCGGCAGTTGATGGGATTGGAGGAGTGCGATGCGAAAGCTGTAGTGCCTAGGGATTGTTgtaactga